The following proteins come from a genomic window of Flavobacterium crocinum:
- a CDS encoding outer membrane beta-barrel protein, translating to MKKIILLFLLINTKSVFAQSEREITYGLFAGGIYSKMSNLPDVIVPKGIYDGYTLKEEGKFGGAGGFFINWKYPYAKLAIQTEVSYSGQSTDLNYEDIKGLKYKMTFAFNYINVGAQLKFYPYKGFYIGAGPYIGFNISGDNIKYSSNAQEIFAESGVPFETDANVQKVLRESLSGKNYFYGMLAAGYEFSSNFSIGARYTIGLSDALMTEENGHRYSENKNKVNSISLIIGYSFDFDDLGNF from the coding sequence ATGAAAAAAATTATTCTTCTGTTTTTATTGATAAACACAAAATCTGTTTTCGCGCAAAGCGAGAGAGAAATTACTTACGGCCTTTTTGCGGGAGGTATTTATTCGAAAATGTCTAATCTTCCAGACGTTATTGTGCCAAAAGGTATTTACGACGGTTACACTTTAAAAGAGGAAGGAAAATTTGGAGGAGCTGGCGGTTTTTTCATTAACTGGAAATATCCTTATGCAAAATTGGCAATTCAAACTGAGGTTTCTTATTCTGGTCAGTCAACAGATTTGAATTATGAAGATATCAAAGGACTGAAATATAAAATGACTTTTGCTTTCAACTATATTAATGTGGGGGCACAGCTTAAGTTTTATCCTTACAAAGGATTTTACATTGGAGCGGGTCCATATATCGGATTTAATATCTCGGGTGATAATATCAAATATTCATCAAATGCACAGGAAATATTTGCTGAATCAGGAGTTCCTTTTGAAACAGATGCAAATGTTCAAAAAGTACTGAGAGAATCTTTGAGTGGCAAAAATTACTTCTACGGAATGCTTGCAGCAGGATACGAATTTAGCTCTAACTTTTCTATTGGAGCACGATATACCATTGGACTTTCGGATGCTTTAATGACGGAAGAAAATGGACATCGCTACAGCGAAAACAAAAACAAAGTCAATAGTATTTCATTGATTATAGGTTACTCTTTTGACTTTGATGATTTAGGGAATTTTTAG